One Bythopirellula goksoeyrii genomic window, AAGAATCAACAGTTGATTGCCGACACCTTTGGTCGCGCATGCGACATTGCAGAAAGGCACGGCGAGCGTCTCGCGGCGGAAGGTGAAATCTGCTGGGGGGGAATGCATAGCTGGCGGCGGATGGTCGAATTATTGCAACTCGTTAATCGACCCCAGACACTCGGTTTCCAGGCGGATATGGCCCACACGCTGCTTTATCTCTTGGGTCACAATGCCCCCGAGGATGCCCTCTTGAGTGCGGACCATGATTGGAAGAACGAGGACCTATTCTACAAAAAGTATCAAGAGCTAACGGATGCCTTGCGGCCGTGGACGATCGATTTCCATGTCGCCCAGAACGATGCCACCGTCTTTGGCTCTGGATCGCACGACAAGACCGGTCGGCATTGCTTGCCAGACGACCCCAACGGCAAGCTGGACATCACCAAGGCGGCAGGCTATTGGCTGCGGGATACATCTGGAGAACTGACCAAGGCGTGCCAACACATCTGCTGGGATGGCTGTATGTTTCCCAACGAAGTGATGCAAGACCCGGCAACCTGGA contains:
- a CDS encoding sugar phosphate isomerase/epimerase family protein, with product MTSFHNFPKLHNAAWPGLVGKGGDGEPPIDLDTMLDLTAAAEVNGVRFDGIDLFLFDPHVNIDSTDQQIQTLAEKVSSRGLVIGTLVAPVWPPTGGGSAMGESAERDLFLQQVEKACRIGARLKSLGIRPYGCIRIDSAADPGSWANDPAKNQQLIADTFGRACDIAERHGERLAAEGEICWGGMHSWRRMVELLQLVNRPQTLGFQADMAHTLLYLLGHNAPEDALLSADHDWKNEDLFYKKYQELTDALRPWTIDFHVAQNDATVFGSGSHDKTGRHCLPDDPNGKLDITKAAGYWLRDTSGELTKACQHICWDGCMFPNEVMQDPATWNKILAAMISVREAHGWSD